The Lutibacter profundi genome includes a region encoding these proteins:
- a CDS encoding cytochrome C, whose translation MKRLFLIVLFTLLMFTVIYIWSKSYYTSQEEAYVDLSIETEQAFIPSEKGVFERAKYALDYAKMPEDKNHQRTLQTYYNNRAFHGAPPSIPHPVIDDLIIGGKSCLKCHQNGGYVPKYKAYAPVVPHPEKVNCRQCHVTENTKGVFKNYTKQDFYVPIEDNAAFVGAPPVIPHQIQLHENCLACHAGPAVPKEIRVIHPERSNCRQCHVVNNKELKDIGNFIR comes from the coding sequence ATGAAACGATTATTTTTAATAGTACTATTTACTCTGTTAATGTTTACAGTCATTTATATTTGGTCTAAAAGCTATTATACATCACAAGAAGAAGCTTATGTTGATCTTTCAATAGAAACAGAACAAGCATTTATCCCCTCTGAAAAAGGAGTGTTTGAGCGGGCTAAGTATGCATTGGATTATGCAAAAATGCCTGAAGATAAAAATCATCAAAGAACGTTGCAAACATACTATAACAATAGAGCTTTTCACGGAGCTCCTCCAAGTATTCCTCATCCAGTAATTGATGATTTAATCATAGGAGGGAAGAGTTGCTTAAAATGTCATCAAAATGGAGGTTATGTACCCAAGTATAAAGCTTATGCACCTGTAGTGCCTCACCCAGAAAAAGTAAATTGCCGTCAATGCCATGTTACGGAAAACACTAAAGGTGTATTTAAAAATTATACGAAGCAAGATTTTTATGTACCTATTGAAGACAATGCAGCATTTGTTGGAGCGCCTCCGGTAATTCCACATCAAATTCAGTTGCATGAGAATTGTTTGGCATGTCACGCAGGGCCAGCAGTACCAAAAGAAATTAGAGTCATTCATCCAGAACGTTCAAATTGTAGACAATGTCATGTGGTGAATAATAAAGAATTGAAGGATATAGGGAATTTTATACGATAA
- a CDS encoding molybdopterin-dependent oxidoreductase — MIQESIDRRSFIKKMAAVAAMTTAATMFPGIIFASEQIENLPSGGNLEWKKGPCRFCGVGCGILVGVEKGKAVAVKGDPNSSVNKGLLCVKGYHQTMCIQAKDRLTHALVKKNGSYIKIPIDEALDIVANKMKETIEKHGKDAVAMYTSGQSTIPEGYVASKLMKGAIGTNNLDCNARLCMASAVAGFLTTFGADEPMGCYEDINHADYFITWGNNMAEMHPVLFSRMLEQKNNRGAKIIDFATRTTRSSMASNKSILFEPQTDLAVANAICYEIINNGWVNKLFVEKHCNFSKGSTNIGYGIEDNFKFKDKPVGINFEEFKKFLEDYTPEKVAKYSKVSVKDIKYLANIYGDPNKKVVSYWCMGMNQHTRGTWINNLVYNIHLLTGKISQPGNGPFSLTGQPSACGTAREVGTFTHKLPKGVVMNEKHRRLAAKIWKVPYENIPSKPTYHATEMFRAVDRGDIKFIWTQVTNPLVSLPKTSRYRSGMEKNSCFVVVSDVFPTPTSDVADVILPASWHIEKSGLYGNSERRTQHWDKMIEGPGDTTPDAWMTIEVAKRMGYGDLFPYSEENHVEEIYNEYIQFHEGAKHGMAPLEVLKKESGAIWPYVNGKSTQWRFNAVYDPACSNGEDFHFYGKPDGKAVIWQRPYEPAAEYPDQEFPFWLNTGRVIEHWHTGSMTRRIPVLHKAMPHAYVEFHPEDAKTLGIRNGEKVKVTSRRGSCTLPASINQRGLPTRGQVFVPFFDESMLINDVTLDAFCPISKEPDYKKCAVKVERV, encoded by the coding sequence ATGATACAAGAAAGCATAGATCGCAGGTCTTTTATTAAAAAAATGGCAGCTGTAGCTGCAATGACAACTGCTGCTACAATGTTCCCAGGAATTATTTTTGCCTCTGAGCAAATTGAAAATTTACCAAGCGGAGGTAATTTGGAATGGAAAAAAGGCCCATGTCGTTTCTGTGGTGTTGGCTGTGGTATTTTAGTTGGAGTAGAAAAAGGGAAGGCAGTTGCAGTAAAAGGAGATCCAAATAGTTCAGTTAATAAAGGCTTACTTTGTGTAAAAGGATACCACCAAACAATGTGTATTCAGGCAAAAGATAGATTAACACATGCCTTGGTTAAAAAAAATGGTAGTTATATAAAAATACCAATTGATGAAGCCTTGGATATTGTTGCAAACAAAATGAAGGAAACCATTGAGAAACATGGGAAAGATGCTGTTGCAATGTATACATCAGGTCAGTCAACAATACCTGAAGGTTATGTAGCTTCAAAATTAATGAAAGGAGCTATTGGAACCAATAATTTAGATTGTAATGCACGTTTATGTATGGCAAGTGCTGTTGCAGGGTTTTTAACAACTTTTGGAGCCGATGAGCCAATGGGTTGTTATGAAGATATCAATCACGCAGATTATTTTATTACTTGGGGAAATAATATGGCAGAAATGCATCCAGTATTATTTTCAAGAATGTTAGAACAAAAAAACAATAGAGGAGCTAAAATTATTGATTTTGCTACCCGAACTACTCGTTCTAGTATGGCCTCTAATAAGTCTATTTTGTTTGAACCACAAACAGATTTGGCTGTGGCTAATGCCATTTGTTATGAAATAATAAATAACGGTTGGGTAAATAAATTATTTGTAGAAAAGCATTGTAATTTTAGTAAGGGTTCTACCAATATTGGGTATGGTATAGAAGATAATTTTAAATTTAAAGACAAACCTGTAGGGATTAATTTTGAAGAATTTAAAAAGTTTTTGGAAGATTATACTCCAGAAAAAGTAGCAAAATATTCTAAAGTTTCTGTAAAAGATATCAAGTATTTAGCAAACATTTATGGAGACCCAAATAAAAAAGTAGTTTCGTATTGGTGTATGGGTATGAATCAACATACTCGTGGTACTTGGATAAATAATTTAGTATATAACATTCATTTATTAACAGGAAAAATATCACAACCCGGTAATGGTCCTTTCTCTTTAACAGGGCAACCATCTGCTTGTGGAACCGCTCGTGAAGTAGGTACGTTTACACATAAATTGCCAAAAGGAGTGGTAATGAATGAAAAGCACCGAAGATTGGCAGCTAAAATATGGAAAGTACCTTATGAGAATATTCCTTCAAAACCTACATATCACGCAACGGAAATGTTTAGAGCCGTTGACCGAGGAGATATCAAATTTATTTGGACACAAGTTACCAATCCGTTAGTATCATTACCAAAAACAAGTCGTTACCGTTCAGGAATGGAAAAAAATTCATGTTTTGTAGTAGTTTCAGATGTATTCCCAACACCAACTTCTGATGTAGCAGATGTTATTTTACCAGCATCTTGGCATATTGAAAAAAGTGGATTGTATGGGAATTCAGAACGCAGAACCCAGCACTGGGATAAAATGATTGAAGGCCCGGGTGATACAACTCCTGATGCTTGGATGACTATTGAGGTAGCAAAAAGAATGGGTTATGGTGATTTATTTCCTTATTCAGAAGAAAATCACGTAGAAGAAATATATAATGAGTACATACAATTTCATGAAGGAGCCAAACATGGAATGGCTCCATTAGAGGTTTTAAAGAAAGAGTCTGGTGCAATTTGGCCCTATGTAAATGGAAAATCTACGCAGTGGAGATTTAATGCTGTGTACGACCCTGCTTGTTCTAATGGAGAAGATTTTCATTTCTATGGAAAACCAGATGGGAAAGCTGTTATTTGGCAACGACCTTACGAACCAGCAGCAGAATATCCAGATCAAGAGTTTCCATTTTGGTTAAATACAGGACGTGTAATAGAGCATTGGCATACAGGGTCTATGACTAGAAGAATTCCTGTGTTACATAAAGCAATGCCTCATGCGTATGTAGAATTTCATCCAGAGGATGCCAAAACATTAGGAATTAGAAATGGTGAAAAGGTAAAAGTAACATCTAGAAGAGGTTCTTGTACATTACCAGCCTCAATAAATCAGCGAGGTTTACCAACAAGAGGGCAAGTATTTGTGCCATTTTTTGATGAGAGTATGTTAATTAACGATGTTACATTAGATGCTTTTTGTCCAATTTCTAAAGAACCTGATTATAAGAAATGTGCTGTAAAAGTTGAAAGGGTTTAA
- a CDS encoding chaperone NapD: MPIKSYIIHYEEDKKEAFVKELQKLQNCEVFPAKNHDVIVVVTETETEELDTKLYHKLLDVNGLKHLSLVSGFDTK; the protein is encoded by the coding sequence ATGCCTATAAAAAGTTACATTATTCATTATGAAGAAGATAAGAAAGAAGCATTTGTTAAGGAACTTCAAAAATTACAAAACTGTGAAGTTTTTCCAGCTAAAAATCACGACGTAATTGTGGTTGTTACTGAAACAGAGACAGAAGAATTAGACACAAAATTATATCATAAATTACTAGATGTAAATGGCTTAAAACATTTGTCATTAGTTTCTGGTTTTGATACTAAATAA
- the acs gene encoding acetate--CoA ligase, giving the protein MSNYHIKHLEEYYQVYRKSIRYPEVFWEEVAEEHFVWRKRWDKVLSWDFTKPEVKWFEGAKLNITENCIDRHLRIRGEKTAILFEPNNPEEDTQHITYQQLYERVNKFANVLKSQGIKKGDRVCIYLPMIPELAISLLACARIGAIHSVVFAGFSATALATRINDADCKMVITSDGSYRGSKTIDLKGIVDEGVAQCPCVETVLVAKRIHSEINMKEGRDQWLQPLLDAASNECEPEIMDAEDPLFILYTSGSTGKPKGMVHSTAGYMIYTAYTFKNVFNYRENDVYWCTADIGWITGHSYIVYGPLANGATTVMFEGVPNYPDFGRFWEIVEKHKINQFYTAPTAIRALAKENLDYVEKYDLSSLKVLGSVGEPINEEAWHWYNDNVGKKKSPIVDTWWQTETGGMMISPIPYATPTKPTYATLPLPGVQLALMDEHGNEITGNQVDGRLCIKFPWPAMARTIWGNHERYRETYFSAFKNMYFTGDGALRDEVGYYRITGRVDDVIIVSGHNLGTAPIEDAINEHQAVAESAIVGFPHDVKGSALYGFVILKETGESRKHENLRKEINQIITEHIGPIAKLDKIQFTVGLPKTRSGKIMRRILRKIACNETDNLGDISTLLNPDVVQSIIDGSLVKK; this is encoded by the coding sequence ATGAGTAATTATCACATAAAACATTTAGAAGAATATTATCAAGTTTATAGAAAATCAATTCGGTATCCAGAAGTTTTTTGGGAAGAAGTAGCAGAAGAGCATTTTGTTTGGCGTAAAAGATGGGATAAAGTTTTAAGTTGGGATTTTACAAAACCTGAAGTAAAATGGTTTGAAGGCGCAAAATTAAATATTACTGAAAACTGCATTGATAGACATTTAAGAATTAGAGGAGAAAAAACGGCTATTTTATTTGAACCAAATAATCCAGAAGAAGATACTCAGCATATTACCTATCAACAATTATATGAGCGTGTAAATAAGTTTGCCAATGTGTTAAAATCGCAAGGAATTAAAAAAGGAGATCGTGTATGTATCTATTTACCTATGATTCCAGAATTAGCAATTTCTTTATTGGCTTGTGCACGCATTGGAGCAATTCATTCTGTAGTTTTTGCAGGTTTTTCAGCAACCGCATTGGCAACAAGAATTAATGACGCAGATTGTAAAATGGTAATTACTTCTGATGGTTCTTATAGAGGAAGTAAAACCATAGACTTAAAAGGAATTGTAGATGAAGGAGTTGCACAATGTCCTTGTGTTGAGACAGTATTAGTAGCAAAGCGTATTCATTCAGAAATTAACATGAAAGAAGGCCGTGATCAATGGTTACAACCATTATTAGATGCAGCATCTAATGAATGTGAACCAGAAATTATGGATGCAGAAGATCCGTTGTTTATATTGTATACTTCAGGGTCTACAGGAAAGCCAAAAGGAATGGTACATTCAACAGCGGGATATATGATTTACACTGCATATACATTTAAGAATGTATTTAATTATAGAGAAAATGATGTGTATTGGTGTACCGCTGATATTGGATGGATTACCGGGCACAGTTATATTGTGTATGGCCCATTAGCAAATGGAGCAACCACTGTTATGTTTGAAGGAGTACCTAACTACCCAGATTTTGGTCGTTTTTGGGAAATAGTAGAAAAGCATAAAATTAACCAGTTTTATACTGCTCCAACGGCGATTAGAGCACTAGCTAAAGAAAATTTAGATTATGTAGAAAAGTATGATTTGTCGTCTTTAAAAGTTTTAGGGTCAGTAGGTGAGCCTATAAATGAAGAAGCTTGGCATTGGTATAACGACAATGTAGGGAAAAAGAAAAGTCCAATTGTTGACACATGGTGGCAAACAGAAACAGGAGGAATGATGATTTCACCTATACCGTATGCCACACCAACAAAACCAACGTATGCAACCTTACCGTTACCAGGAGTTCAATTGGCTTTAATGGATGAGCATGGTAACGAGATTACAGGGAATCAAGTAGATGGACGCTTATGTATTAAATTTCCATGGCCTGCTATGGCTAGAACTATTTGGGGGAATCATGAGCGTTACAGAGAAACGTATTTTTCAGCATTTAAAAACATGTATTTTACAGGAGATGGAGCATTGCGTGATGAGGTGGGGTATTATAGAATTACAGGTAGGGTAGATGATGTAATAATTGTATCGGGTCATAATTTAGGAACCGCTCCTATTGAAGATGCTATTAATGAACATCAAGCAGTTGCAGAATCGGCAATTGTTGGTTTTCCTCATGATGTAAAAGGAAGTGCTCTCTATGGTTTTGTTATTCTAAAGGAAACAGGAGAATCTCGAAAGCATGAAAATTTACGAAAAGAAATTAATCAAATAATTACTGAACATATTGGACCAATTGCGAAGCTAGATAAAATTCAATTTACTGTTGGATTACCAAAAACAAGAAGTGGTAAAATTATGAGACGTATTTTGCGCAAAATAGCTTGTAATGAAACAGATAATTTGGGAGATATTTCAACTTTATTAAATCCAGATGTAGTACAGTCTATTATCGATGGTTCATTAGTTAAAAAATAA
- a CDS encoding DUF779 domain-containing protein: protein MSFERVAITEEASKIVEQLKAKHGELIFHQSGGCCDGSAPMIFEKEDMYLDDSDILLGQLVGVNYYMNQDQFEYWKHTHLTVDITKGRGSSFSLEIPLGIRFIIHSRILTEEENSALNK from the coding sequence ATGAGTTTTGAAAGAGTGGCAATTACAGAAGAAGCATCAAAAATAGTAGAACAGTTAAAAGCCAAGCATGGCGAATTAATATTTCATCAAAGTGGCGGTTGTTGTGATGGTTCAGCACCTATGATTTTTGAAAAAGAAGATATGTATTTGGATGATAGTGATATACTGTTAGGACAATTAGTAGGAGTGAATTATTATATGAACCAAGATCAATTTGAATATTGGAAACACACACATTTAACAGTTGATATTACTAAAGGAAGAGGTTCTAGTTTTTCACTTGAAATTCCACTCGGAATCAGGTTTATTATTCATTCTAGAATATTAACAGAAGAGGAAAATTCAGCATTAAATAAATAA
- a CDS encoding aldehyde dehydrogenase family protein — translation MSYSKPTFKEKYGNFINGKFVNPVGGAYFENRSPIDNSLIAKYARSQKEDVNNAVAAANAAQDAWGKTSAAERAALLNKVADIIEANLEEFALVETCDNGKAIRETLNADIPLSIDHWRYFAAVIRAEEGSATELDANTLSMNIKEPLGVVAQIIPWNFPLLMLSWKLPPALAAGNCVILKPAEQTPSSATLLMEKIADVFPPGVLNIIHGFGPEAGKPLASHSGVNKVAFTGETTTGQLIMQYASKNLNPVTMELGGKSPNIFFNSVMDEDDAFLDKAIEGAVLFAFNQGEVCTCPSRILVQEDIYDKFMEKVVARTKAINQTNPYDINCMMGAQASNDQYEKILSYIKIGKEEGAKVLAGGDVCKLEGELANGYYIQPTILEGHNKMRVFQEEIFGPVVAVTKFKDEAEALEIANDTLYGLGAGVWTRDAHQLYQIPRAIKAGRVWVNCYHAYPAHAPFGGYKKSGFGRENHLMMMNHYRQTKNMLISYDKNKLGFF, via the coding sequence ATGAGTTATTCAAAACCAACATTTAAAGAAAAATATGGGAATTTTATAAACGGTAAATTTGTAAACCCAGTAGGAGGTGCGTATTTTGAAAATAGGTCACCAATAGACAATTCATTAATTGCAAAGTATGCACGTTCACAAAAAGAAGATGTGAATAACGCTGTGGCCGCAGCAAATGCAGCTCAAGATGCCTGGGGTAAAACTTCAGCAGCAGAAAGAGCAGCTCTTCTAAATAAAGTAGCAGATATTATTGAAGCTAATTTGGAAGAATTTGCTTTGGTAGAAACGTGTGATAACGGAAAAGCAATTAGGGAAACCTTAAATGCAGATATTCCGTTGTCTATTGATCATTGGCGTTATTTTGCAGCTGTAATTAGAGCAGAAGAAGGTTCAGCAACTGAGTTAGATGCAAATACTTTATCAATGAATATTAAAGAACCCTTAGGAGTGGTTGCACAAATTATTCCTTGGAATTTTCCATTGTTAATGTTGTCATGGAAATTACCTCCAGCTTTAGCAGCCGGAAACTGTGTCATATTAAAACCAGCCGAGCAAACTCCTTCGTCAGCAACCTTATTAATGGAAAAAATTGCAGATGTATTTCCTCCTGGAGTTCTTAATATTATTCACGGTTTTGGTCCAGAAGCAGGAAAACCTTTAGCATCACACTCTGGAGTTAATAAAGTGGCTTTTACAGGTGAAACAACTACAGGTCAATTGATAATGCAATATGCATCTAAAAATTTAAACCCTGTTACAATGGAATTAGGTGGAAAATCTCCTAATATTTTCTTTAATAGTGTTATGGATGAAGATGATGCGTTTTTAGATAAAGCAATTGAGGGTGCTGTTTTATTTGCATTTAATCAAGGCGAAGTTTGTACCTGTCCTTCAAGAATATTAGTGCAAGAAGATATTTACGATAAATTTATGGAAAAGGTAGTAGCTAGAACAAAAGCTATCAATCAAACCAATCCATACGATATTAATTGTATGATGGGTGCTCAAGCATCTAATGATCAATATGAAAAAATTCTATCTTATATCAAAATAGGAAAGGAAGAAGGCGCAAAAGTATTGGCTGGTGGTGATGTTTGTAAATTAGAAGGAGAATTAGCGAATGGTTATTATATACAGCCTACTATTTTAGAAGGACACAATAAAATGCGTGTTTTCCAAGAAGAAATTTTTGGACCGGTTGTGGCTGTTACTAAATTTAAAGATGAAGCAGAAGCATTGGAAATTGCGAATGATACACTTTATGGTTTAGGAGCTGGAGTTTGGACTAGAGATGCACATCAATTATATCAAATACCAAGAGCAATTAAAGCTGGTAGAGTTTGGGTGAATTGTTATCATGCATATCCTGCTCATGCACCATTTGGTGGTTATAAAAAATCAGGATTTGGTCGTGAAAATCATTTAATGATGATGAATCATTATCGCCAAACTAAAAACATGTTGATTTCTTACGACAAAAATAAATTAGGTTTCTTTTAG
- a CDS encoding sulfite exporter TauE/SafE family protein, whose translation MNISFLLETLLLNWEIILLFFFIAILYSSVGFGGGSSYLAVLALTSLTFIHIRAIALLCNIVVVSGGSYIYIKNNLFNWKKIIPLVLMSVPMAFLGGYLKISQKFFFILLGVTLFIAAVLMWSSKFITKKSKESNFQNSTAKDVSYGGVIGFISGMVGIGGGIFLSPLLHLTKWDTPKRIAATSSFFILVNSIAGLSGQYLNPNFSIEPTITLILMFTVLIGGQIGSRLSVKFISPIKLKKGTSILIAFVALRILWKHLM comes from the coding sequence ATGAATATTTCTTTTCTTTTGGAAACTCTTCTTTTAAACTGGGAAATAATTCTATTATTTTTTTTTATAGCTATTCTTTACTCTTCTGTGGGGTTTGGTGGTGGATCTAGTTATTTGGCTGTACTTGCTTTAACTTCATTAACTTTTATTCATATTAGAGCAATTGCCTTATTGTGCAACATTGTTGTTGTTTCTGGCGGAAGTTACATTTACATTAAAAACAATCTTTTTAATTGGAAAAAAATAATTCCATTAGTTTTAATGAGTGTACCTATGGCTTTTCTTGGTGGCTATTTAAAAATTAGTCAAAAATTTTTCTTCATCCTTTTAGGAGTAACACTTTTTATTGCAGCTGTTTTAATGTGGTCTTCAAAATTTATCACTAAAAAATCTAAAGAAAGTAATTTCCAAAATTCTACAGCAAAAGATGTTTCTTATGGTGGAGTAATTGGATTTATTTCAGGAATGGTTGGTATTGGGGGTGGTATTTTTTTATCTCCTCTTTTACATTTAACCAAATGGGATACCCCCAAAAGAATTGCGGCAACTTCAAGTTTTTTTATATTGGTAAATTCTATTGCTGGCTTAAGTGGTCAATATTTAAATCCAAACTTTTCAATTGAACCAACCATTACACTAATTTTAATGTTTACTGTTTTAATTGGAGGCCAAATAGGTTCTAGATTAAGTGTGAAATTTATTTCACCTATAAAACTTAAAAAAGGCACTTCTATACTAATTGCTTTTGTAGCTCTACGGATTTTATGGAAACATTTGATGTGA